In one Desulfobaculum bizertense DSM 18034 genomic region, the following are encoded:
- a CDS encoding C-GCAxxG-C-C family protein — MVLPDTFVSDVRATAESAFIVDDFYCSEAVIKAVLQHTGRLDAYSQLIALGSALPKGMGSGCSCGAVTGAALSLGIFFGRTDPTDPSVERCISLGHELHDAFRSIHKSICCRVLNKKVLQGSPEQLELCRIRVGDAAEIVARILQREWETKTAIFDLPQK, encoded by the coding sequence ATGGTGCTTCCAGATACGTTTGTTTCCGATGTTCGGGCTACAGCAGAATCCGCGTTTATTGTTGATGATTTCTACTGTTCCGAGGCCGTGATCAAGGCCGTTTTGCAGCACACTGGTCGGCTCGACGCCTATAGCCAGCTTATTGCTCTCGGCTCTGCCCTGCCCAAGGGCATGGGGTCCGGCTGTTCCTGTGGTGCCGTTACAGGCGCAGCCCTGTCTCTTGGAATTTTCTTTGGCCGTACAGATCCCACAGACCCAAGTGTTGAGCGTTGCATCAGCCTTGGTCACGAACTGCATGACGCCTTCCGTTCCATTCACAAATCCATTTGCTGCCGAGTCTTGAATAAAAAAGTTTTGCAAGGCTCTCCAGAACAGCTTGAACTCTGCCGCATCCGTGTTGGTGATGCAGCAGAGATCGTTGCCCGAATTCTTCAACGAGAATGGGAGACAAAGACGGCCATCTTTGATCTGCCTCAGAAATAG
- a CDS encoding ErpA-related iron-sulfur cluster insertion protein (Members of this family, many of which are selenoproteins, show homology to the iron-sulfur cluster insertion ErpA that was described in Escherichia coli.) → MFTLNVPEEMLEKLRSMREEEEDSIRLREYKLGGGCSSKFILGLGIDEFDEDEDEKIEVQGVPFIAEKDFLLKHGHSFELSFNQNKEVLLNATESDM, encoded by the coding sequence ATGTTTACACTTAATGTTCCTGAAGAAATGCTTGAAAAGCTTCGTTCCATGCGAGAAGAAGAGGAAGACTCCATCCGGCTTCGTGAATACAAGCTCGGCGGTGGATGCAGCTCCAAGTTCATCCTTGGTCTTGGTATCGACGAGTTTGATGAAGATGAAGACGAGAAGATTGAAGTTCAGGGAGTGCCCTTCATCGCAGAAAAAGACTTTCTGCTGAAACACGGACACAGCTTTGAACTTTCATTCAATCAGAATAAAGAAGTACTGCTTAACGCGACTGAATCTGACATGTAG